In the genome of Hymenobacter taeanensis, one region contains:
- a CDS encoding PKD domain-containing protein produces the protein MRHIWNKMALALLASSLLITACDKDDDGQLEGPKPTISFTASTPKVVGLTSEVTFTSTSSDAFLYQWDFGDGTIGSGATVTHVYTKGGTFTVQLIAAGRGGTSPSVTKQVVIVSPLNTVNQLLTGGSSKTWMLDNSVSATIVVGPSDSDPTSYYAGGPAGALPACQADDEFTFSSANVYTYNAKGETLVAGNGGCQAPRSGSTPYTFGAATGAGVAQLTLANAGSFIGITDAPDLVYRILSIDEKHMVLRAGKPNAGVVFTLKLVAK, from the coding sequence ATGAGACATATCTGGAATAAGATGGCGCTGGCACTACTGGCCAGTTCGCTACTGATTACTGCCTGCGATAAAGACGACGACGGCCAGCTCGAAGGTCCTAAGCCCACTATCAGCTTCACCGCCTCCACGCCCAAAGTGGTAGGCCTCACCTCCGAGGTGACCTTTACCAGCACCAGCTCCGATGCCTTCCTGTATCAGTGGGACTTCGGCGATGGTACTATTGGCTCGGGGGCAACGGTGACGCACGTGTACACCAAAGGCGGCACCTTTACGGTGCAGCTGATTGCAGCTGGCCGCGGTGGCACCAGCCCTTCCGTAACCAAGCAGGTAGTGATTGTATCACCCCTCAACACGGTAAACCAATTGCTCACCGGAGGCTCATCCAAAACCTGGATGCTCGATAACAGTGTGAGTGCCACCATTGTAGTAGGTCCCAGTGATTCTGATCCTACGAGCTATTACGCCGGCGGACCAGCGGGTGCCCTGCCAGCATGCCAGGCCGACGATGAGTTTACCTTCAGCAGCGCCAATGTGTACACGTACAATGCTAAAGGCGAAACTCTGGTAGCTGGTAATGGCGGATGCCAGGCACCCCGTTCCGGCTCTACGCCCTATACTTTTGGTGCCGCCACAGGCGCTGGGGTAGCCCAGCTTACGCTGGCGAATGCCGGCTCTTTTATCGGTATCACCGACGCGCCCGACCTGGTGTACCGTATTCTCTCCATTGATGAGAAGCACATGGTATTGCGCGCCGGTAAGCCTAATGCCGGAGTGGTATTCACCCTCAAATTGGTGGCGAAATAG
- a CDS encoding RagB/SusD family nutrient uptake outer membrane protein — translation MNISKITCSAFLLSLGLLVGCTEKFLEEAPADQVTDANFYQTQQDAIQAVNAAYSELTKEGQYNLAMWAFDIMADISVTGGDDGNDGIEYKQLEAFSIPSTNLVVNRLWGGSFIGVQRANLVLQKVPNIPNMDPAIQKRSLGEAQFLRAKYYFDLVRAYGDVPLFTAPPAGPEAVNIPRTPAAEVYKQIEQDLKDAYDNLQPSYSGADLGRATKWAAAGLLAKVYITEGKKPEAAQWAREVISKSGKTMWANYADNFKVGNENRNEKESLFEVQYVNGRNQYDRNNVGSSMNEFFGPRGANQTPGSGYGFNIPEPDFVNGYEAGDTRKDATIWVPGDVFPDGSKQSAKATGSPFGYNCKKWFVGKVNTNIWDSPLNVPVMRLAEVYLILAEAVGPTPEGLEAINKVRRRSFGLDINAPSAAHDLTAGTPNFIDAVIRERKYELAFEFDRWFDLKRTGKLIPVMTAQAAYLRTLGITQRGIPTEKNLVLPIPQSELDANPGLKQNPGY, via the coding sequence ATGAATATTTCCAAAATTACTTGCAGTGCCTTTCTGCTTTCGCTAGGCCTGTTGGTTGGCTGTACGGAGAAGTTCCTCGAAGAAGCTCCCGCCGACCAGGTAACCGACGCAAACTTTTACCAGACCCAGCAAGACGCTATCCAGGCCGTAAATGCGGCCTACAGCGAGCTAACCAAAGAGGGCCAGTATAACTTGGCCATGTGGGCCTTCGACATCATGGCCGATATTTCCGTTACGGGCGGTGATGATGGCAATGACGGCATTGAGTACAAGCAGCTAGAGGCCTTTAGTATTCCCTCTACTAACCTGGTAGTGAACCGGTTGTGGGGTGGCTCTTTCATTGGAGTGCAGCGCGCCAACCTGGTACTGCAAAAGGTGCCAAACATCCCCAACATGGACCCCGCCATTCAGAAGCGGAGCTTGGGTGAAGCACAGTTTCTGCGGGCCAAATATTACTTCGACCTGGTGCGGGCCTACGGTGACGTACCCCTGTTTACGGCTCCTCCTGCTGGCCCCGAGGCAGTAAACATTCCGCGTACACCTGCCGCCGAAGTATACAAGCAGATTGAGCAGGACCTGAAGGATGCCTACGATAACCTGCAGCCCTCTTACAGCGGCGCAGATTTGGGCCGGGCCACCAAGTGGGCCGCAGCTGGCCTACTGGCCAAAGTGTACATCACCGAAGGCAAGAAACCCGAAGCTGCTCAGTGGGCGCGTGAGGTAATCTCCAAGTCGGGGAAAACCATGTGGGCCAACTACGCCGATAACTTCAAAGTCGGGAATGAAAACCGCAACGAGAAGGAGTCGTTGTTTGAGGTGCAGTATGTGAACGGCCGTAACCAGTACGACCGTAATAACGTGGGCTCCTCCATGAACGAGTTCTTCGGACCTCGGGGTGCCAACCAAACTCCTGGTAGCGGCTACGGCTTCAACATTCCTGAGCCCGATTTCGTGAACGGCTATGAGGCGGGCGACACGCGCAAAGATGCTACAATCTGGGTACCCGGCGACGTGTTCCCCGATGGATCAAAGCAGTCGGCTAAGGCTACTGGCTCACCCTTCGGCTACAACTGCAAAAAGTGGTTTGTGGGCAAAGTGAATACCAACATCTGGGATTCGCCCCTTAATGTACCCGTAATGCGCCTGGCCGAGGTGTATTTGATTCTAGCGGAGGCTGTAGGACCAACTCCCGAAGGACTGGAAGCCATCAATAAGGTTCGTCGTCGGTCATTTGGCTTAGACATCAATGCTCCTTCTGCCGCCCACGACTTAACGGCTGGTACTCCCAACTTCATTGATGCTGTTATCAGGGAGCGGAAGTATGAGCTGGCCTTCGAGTTTGACCGGTGGTTTGATCTGAAGCGCACCGGGAAGCTCATTCCCGTAATGACGGCGCAAGCCGCCTACCTGCGCACCCTGGGCATCACCCAGCGCGGTATCCCTACCGAGAAGAACCTGGTGCTGCCCATTCCGCAGTCTGAGCTGGATGCTAACCCCGGCCTGAAACAAAACCCTGGCTACTAG
- a CDS encoding cellulase family glycosylhydrolase, producing MPASAQQLSFLQAKGTHMVNASGKEVVLRGFNVGGWLLQESYILQTDSLNCQWRIKQGLLRTMLEAQMEEFYRQYRANFITKADIDFIAKQGFNCVRLPFHYDLFLTAAQRKARTQAMLSPKNVDGYVQQLSTWYDQNQLFTDPKSLDGFRFIDDVLKWCAANKLYVILDLHAAPGGQGTDRNINDNFVPLDLWKRHDAKGRLIYQDVTVRLWEKLSARYKSDPRVAMYDLINEPHNLNVANGMSADNQELRSLYSRLINAVRAQNDKHLLLLEGNGYGNEYTNLTPDKLTIQDKSNLAYNAHRYWCPNTPETADPNPNQINLLHNLAAFRDQWQVPVWVGETGENSNEWFVAAVQGLNAQNIGWCHWTLKRVDGPTSLLRVKPYGSILTPEGRAALLRNVQYTNCVPNRDVIAALTQPATFQAPFVAHSIPGTIQAADYDLGRAGVAYYDDFSAKIDYRDNTPWNQGGAYRNDGVDIEVNTDSPQKKYVVGHLSADEWLKYTVKVAAVGPYTLQMRVRKGAAPGQLNLQLDGHAIASVPVGQAVTAGEWITVTVKTPPLPLGQHQLMLLVKQPVDQINWLRFEPAAATSAGGQ from the coding sequence TTGCCTGCAAGTGCCCAGCAGCTAAGCTTCTTGCAGGCCAAGGGTACCCACATGGTAAATGCCAGTGGGAAAGAGGTAGTGCTGCGAGGTTTTAATGTAGGAGGGTGGCTGCTCCAGGAAAGCTACATTCTGCAAACCGATTCTCTTAATTGCCAATGGCGCATAAAGCAAGGGTTACTACGCACCATGCTAGAAGCCCAGATGGAGGAATTCTACCGGCAGTACCGCGCTAATTTTATCACGAAGGCAGATATTGATTTTATTGCCAAGCAAGGTTTCAACTGCGTGCGTCTGCCTTTTCATTACGACTTGTTCCTGACGGCGGCCCAACGAAAGGCACGCACCCAGGCAATGCTGAGCCCTAAAAATGTAGATGGGTATGTGCAGCAGTTAAGCACCTGGTACGACCAGAACCAGCTGTTCACAGACCCGAAAAGCCTCGATGGGTTTCGCTTCATTGATGACGTGCTGAAGTGGTGCGCGGCCAATAAGCTGTACGTGATTCTGGACTTACACGCCGCGCCCGGCGGACAAGGCACTGACCGCAACATCAACGACAACTTTGTGCCGCTGGACCTGTGGAAGCGCCACGATGCTAAAGGCCGCCTTATTTACCAAGATGTAACGGTGCGTCTCTGGGAGAAGCTTTCGGCTCGTTACAAAAGCGACCCGCGCGTGGCGATGTACGATCTTATTAATGAGCCACATAACTTAAATGTGGCTAACGGTATGTCGGCCGATAACCAGGAGCTAAGGAGTTTGTACTCCCGCCTCATAAACGCCGTGCGGGCGCAGAATGATAAACACTTGCTGTTGCTGGAAGGTAATGGCTACGGTAACGAGTACACCAACCTCACGCCCGATAAGCTGACTATTCAGGATAAAAGTAACCTGGCCTACAACGCCCACCGGTATTGGTGCCCAAATACCCCGGAAACTGCTGACCCTAATCCCAACCAAATCAACCTGCTACATAATCTGGCGGCTTTCCGCGACCAGTGGCAGGTACCGGTTTGGGTGGGAGAAACCGGCGAGAACTCTAATGAGTGGTTTGTTGCGGCGGTGCAGGGGCTGAATGCCCAAAACATAGGCTGGTGCCATTGGACCCTCAAGCGGGTTGATGGCCCCACTAGTTTACTACGCGTTAAACCCTACGGCAGTATTCTAACGCCCGAAGGACGAGCGGCTTTGCTCCGCAACGTGCAATACACTAACTGTGTACCCAACCGCGACGTTATTGCCGCTCTCACGCAGCCAGCTACTTTTCAGGCGCCTTTTGTGGCGCACTCAATTCCAGGCACAATTCAGGCCGCCGACTATGATTTAGGACGGGCAGGAGTGGCCTACTACGATGATTTTTCGGCGAAGATCGACTACCGAGACAATACTCCCTGGAACCAAGGCGGCGCCTATCGTAATGATGGGGTTGATATAGAAGTGAATACTGACTCACCGCAGAAAAAATATGTTGTAGGCCATCTTTCCGCAGACGAGTGGTTGAAGTACACGGTGAAAGTAGCGGCGGTGGGGCCTTACACTTTGCAGATGCGGGTACGGAAGGGAGCTGCTCCGGGCCAGCTAAACCTGCAGTTAGATGGCCATGCAATAGCGTCGGTACCAGTAGGCCAAGCTGTTACGGCAGGGGAGTGGATTACAGTAACTGTGAAAACGCCACCGCTCCCGTTGGGGCAGCACCAGTTGATGCTGTTGGTAAAACAGCCGGTAGACCAAATCAATTGGCTGCGTTTTGAGCCAGCCGCAGCAACCTCAGCAGGTGGCCAGTAA
- a CDS encoding 7TM diverse intracellular signaling domain-containing protein, translating to MRLISHNFSQFRSGCTTALFLRTLLLVFLCNSSTFAATGPDTLRVRPNLEELFIEPRFYSVLEDPSAQLTLTDVQQPIHAAAFERGDKVPTSMEHPGAAYWLRLVVRAEGSLAQHWYYELFDSHLNDITYFPATDGGRNSIHTGADQPLTSRRFPYKNFLFRLSLEPNQTQVFYLRLRSNSKTSFLSRLRTEQMLAEHFQAEYGLLGGFYGILLIMVIYNLCLYVFIGEQTYLRYVLYVLSSSLIFLSEDGLGFQYLWPDYPTLNQIIIAGSPILLLLTFSYYARQFLDAPQRLPHYDPWVRAVVLLSVAALLLDAIWLNSGWGFWLYLLPYSMIYYLAIRIWQRGFRPAGYFLLAHAMVAVSVGFLILRKIGIDTFTNTATVYSMNAAFVVEVVVLSYALGEKIKGIKDLTIRAQEKVVKQLRKKHLAQDRLVEQLKRNQELKDQLNTELESLVALRTEELRRQSDTISAQNRELLQANGLLALQSAAIEKLNTDLQRDLQEAKTARVLSKEVNFGEFSQIYPDKEACLTYLANLKWADTFQCRKCGHEKYCDGREPHSRRCTRCRYVESATAYTLLQKCKFSIIKAFYAVFLIYTHKGSYTSQELSRVLDLRQGTCWSFSQKVTEAMRRRRQAPDFDDNEDWTHILLDATGFAEEEGIEADKSVVASSSGKKVVL from the coding sequence ATGAGGCTCATTTCTCACAATTTCTCTCAGTTTAGGAGTGGTTGCACAACGGCTCTGTTCCTGCGCACCTTGCTCTTGGTTTTCTTGTGCAACTCCTCAACTTTTGCCGCTACCGGCCCCGATACCCTGCGGGTACGGCCAAATCTGGAAGAGCTGTTCATTGAGCCTCGCTTCTACAGTGTGCTGGAAGACCCCTCAGCTCAGCTGACGCTGACTGATGTGCAGCAGCCTATTCATGCCGCGGCTTTTGAGCGCGGCGACAAAGTGCCAACCAGTATGGAACACCCCGGAGCTGCCTATTGGCTTCGGTTGGTAGTACGGGCCGAAGGCTCGCTGGCCCAGCACTGGTACTACGAGCTCTTCGACTCTCACCTCAATGATATCACCTACTTCCCGGCTACGGACGGAGGCAGGAACAGCATTCATACCGGCGCCGACCAACCTCTCACGTCGCGCCGGTTTCCCTACAAAAACTTCCTCTTTCGCTTAAGCTTAGAGCCCAACCAGACCCAGGTTTTCTACCTGCGGCTCCGTTCAAATTCTAAAACCAGCTTTTTGAGCCGGTTGCGCACTGAGCAGATGCTGGCCGAGCATTTTCAGGCCGAGTACGGGTTGCTGGGTGGGTTTTATGGCATTCTCCTGATTATGGTTATCTATAATCTGTGCCTCTATGTATTCATCGGTGAGCAGACCTACCTTCGCTATGTGCTGTATGTGCTAAGCTCAAGCCTTATCTTTCTCTCGGAAGATGGCCTAGGGTTTCAGTATTTATGGCCGGATTATCCTACTCTGAATCAGATAATTATTGCTGGGTCGCCCATCCTGCTGCTGCTCACCTTCAGTTATTATGCCCGGCAGTTTCTGGATGCCCCCCAACGCCTGCCACACTACGACCCCTGGGTGCGCGCAGTGGTACTGCTAAGTGTAGCTGCATTGCTTCTGGATGCCATCTGGCTAAACTCAGGGTGGGGTTTTTGGCTGTATCTGCTGCCATATAGCATGATTTACTACCTCGCTATTCGTATCTGGCAGCGTGGGTTTAGACCGGCCGGATATTTCTTACTGGCTCACGCAATGGTAGCAGTAAGTGTGGGCTTCCTCATCCTGCGCAAAATAGGAATTGACACCTTCACGAATACCGCCACGGTATATAGTATGAATGCGGCGTTTGTGGTGGAAGTAGTGGTACTGTCTTATGCCTTAGGTGAAAAAATAAAGGGCATTAAAGACCTGACTATTAGGGCTCAGGAGAAGGTTGTAAAGCAACTGCGCAAGAAACACCTGGCTCAGGACCGGCTAGTGGAGCAGTTAAAGCGCAATCAGGAGCTTAAAGACCAGCTGAATACGGAACTTGAAAGCTTAGTAGCTCTGCGAACAGAGGAGCTGCGGCGGCAGAGCGATACAATTAGTGCACAAAACCGCGAGTTACTACAGGCCAATGGGCTGTTAGCTCTGCAATCGGCGGCAATTGAAAAGCTTAATACTGATTTGCAACGCGATTTGCAGGAGGCCAAAACGGCTCGTGTGCTCTCCAAGGAGGTGAATTTCGGTGAGTTCAGTCAGATTTACCCTGACAAGGAGGCGTGCCTTACATACCTAGCCAACCTGAAGTGGGCTGACACATTTCAGTGTCGTAAATGTGGGCACGAGAAGTATTGCGACGGCCGTGAGCCACACTCCCGGCGCTGTACCCGGTGTCGCTACGTAGAGTCGGCCACAGCTTACACGTTGCTACAGAAGTGTAAGTTCTCCATCATCAAGGCTTTTTATGCCGTTTTCCTGATTTACACTCACAAGGGCAGCTACACTTCCCAGGAGCTGTCAAGGGTACTAGACCTGCGCCAGGGCACCTGCTGGAGCTTTAGCCAGAAGGTAACGGAAGCTATGCGCCGCCGCCGCCAAGCCCCTGACTTTGACGACAATGAGGACTGGACACATATACTGTTAGATGCCACGGGCTTTGCAGAAGAAGAGGGCATTGAGGCTGATAAAAGTGTAGTAGCCAGCTCGTCAGGCAAAAAGGTGGTACTATAG
- a CDS encoding SusC/RagA family TonB-linked outer membrane protein produces the protein MNQPFYTNALLRRAVWLSAAGLPVLAAPAAAAVSPLASTAPESTAFADVPVSGRIVQSNGDPLPGVTIVVKGTTVGTSTDANGNFSLNAPEGSTLVISYVGFTRREVPITGANSNLNVTLTEDSRALSEVVVVGYGTQERGSVTGAISSVGAADIVRQPVPDVTQAIQGKVSGVTITSNGGTPGGAAGTAIRVRGITSAGNNNPLYVVDGFPLPDRGDNQLSAISPNDIESIDILKDASATAIYGVRAANGVVIITTKRGKAGKTTFNLDAYRGVQTVARKLDLLNAEEYATINNESLLAAGKPIALDKLRDPSSLGEGTDWQDLVFRRAKIQNYSVSATGGSEKARFALSGAYFQQDGIIIGTNFERFTLRANGDVQIGRMLKVGTSIALSHASDRQVTSNNGEYGAVQQLLRIPPTVQAYRPDGYWYQPNSANDNFTEENPLATSLRVNQRFTRNRAINTFFAELEPLKGLRFRTNVGADMIFENFNSFAPRGPELAGYTQRYITAGASATSGYAPSYLIENTATYDHLFADKHQVTLLLGQSAQEFNYSNVEAYRSGYLRNDLQTINAGPINTLLGNAGTLDPTPRRLASYFGRLNYEFAGKYIFQAIARYDGSSRFQPGEKFGFFPGASVGWRISEEDFLKGNSVVSNLKLRAGYGRVGNELNAGRFAYLYSINFGITYPLGPDGAINTGGAPTRLANPNLRWEYNDQANIGLDMGFLDNRFEASIDLYNRNSPNLIAGVPPSLVSGTYESVNANAASAYNRGIDFSFTSHNFTGLDQALNWTTTFNFSAFKTKLESLGAGVPYNGLGSLSGTIVRYDINQPFGSFYGYVADGLFQTAEEVKNAPTQQPGTAPGDIRFKDINGDGVITDLDRTFIGNPNPNFSFGLTNTLNFKNFDLSFFIQGVQGNDVYNLNRYITESALYSTTNGTTRILNRWTGPGTSNDIPRAINGDPNNNLRVSTHYIEDGSYVRLKNLTFGYTLPKTLMSRISATQLRVYFTAQNLVTLTKYTGYDPEVSASGVDLGIYPQARVFMGGLNIGF, from the coding sequence ATGAACCAACCTTTCTACACCAACGCATTGCTGCGGCGGGCCGTGTGGCTGTCTGCAGCCGGCTTACCGGTGTTAGCGGCCCCGGCCGCCGCCGCCGTTTCCCCGCTGGCAAGTACGGCTCCAGAGAGCACTGCTTTCGCCGATGTGCCCGTATCAGGGCGGATTGTTCAATCCAATGGCGACCCGTTGCCTGGGGTAACCATCGTAGTAAAAGGTACCACCGTAGGTACCTCCACTGATGCCAATGGCAACTTTTCTCTGAACGCCCCCGAAGGCTCAACGCTAGTAATCAGCTACGTAGGCTTTACTCGGAGAGAGGTGCCAATCACCGGTGCCAACAGCAACCTGAACGTAACCCTGACGGAGGACTCCCGGGCACTTAGTGAAGTAGTTGTAGTTGGCTACGGTACCCAGGAACGCGGGAGCGTAACGGGTGCTATTTCATCAGTAGGGGCGGCAGATATTGTTCGCCAGCCAGTGCCGGATGTTACGCAAGCCATTCAGGGGAAAGTATCGGGGGTAACAATTACCTCCAACGGTGGTACGCCGGGTGGCGCTGCCGGTACGGCCATTCGGGTGCGCGGTATCACTTCTGCGGGCAATAACAACCCGCTGTACGTTGTGGACGGATTTCCGCTGCCAGACCGCGGCGACAACCAGCTTAGCGCCATCAGTCCCAATGATATTGAGTCGATTGATATTCTGAAGGACGCTTCGGCCACGGCCATTTACGGGGTTCGAGCCGCCAACGGGGTAGTAATCATCACCACCAAGCGCGGCAAAGCAGGCAAAACCACCTTTAATCTGGATGCCTACCGTGGCGTGCAGACGGTAGCCCGCAAGCTGGATCTGCTCAACGCCGAAGAATACGCAACCATCAACAACGAGTCGTTACTGGCTGCCGGTAAGCCTATTGCGCTGGATAAGCTCCGTGACCCTTCTTCTTTAGGAGAGGGAACTGACTGGCAGGATTTGGTATTCCGCCGCGCCAAGATTCAGAACTACTCTGTATCGGCAACCGGAGGCAGCGAAAAAGCGCGGTTTGCTTTGTCAGGAGCTTATTTTCAGCAAGACGGTATCATCATTGGTACTAACTTTGAGCGCTTTACTCTGCGTGCCAACGGCGACGTGCAAATTGGCCGCATGCTGAAAGTAGGTACCAGCATTGCCTTGTCGCATGCAAGTGACCGGCAGGTGACCAGCAACAACGGAGAGTACGGTGCCGTGCAGCAGCTGCTGCGCATTCCGCCCACCGTACAGGCCTACCGCCCCGATGGCTACTGGTACCAGCCCAACAGTGCCAATGACAACTTCACGGAAGAAAACCCTTTGGCAACTTCCCTGCGCGTAAATCAGAGGTTTACTCGCAACCGGGCTATTAACACTTTCTTCGCAGAATTAGAGCCGCTGAAAGGTTTACGCTTCCGCACCAATGTGGGGGCTGACATGATCTTTGAGAACTTTAACAGCTTCGCTCCGCGTGGCCCTGAGCTGGCGGGTTATACCCAGCGCTATATCACAGCTGGTGCCTCCGCGACGTCCGGCTACGCTCCGTCGTACCTGATTGAGAACACCGCCACCTACGACCACCTGTTTGCCGATAAGCACCAGGTGACGTTGCTGCTAGGCCAGTCGGCGCAGGAGTTTAACTACAGCAACGTGGAGGCCTACCGCTCTGGCTATCTGCGCAACGACCTGCAGACTATCAATGCGGGCCCCATCAATACGCTGCTTGGCAACGCGGGCACGCTTGACCCTACGCCTCGGCGCCTAGCCAGCTATTTCGGCCGCCTCAACTATGAGTTTGCCGGTAAGTACATCTTCCAGGCCATTGCCCGTTACGATGGATCTTCGCGCTTCCAGCCCGGTGAGAAGTTTGGCTTCTTCCCCGGTGCTTCCGTTGGCTGGCGCATTTCTGAGGAAGACTTCCTCAAAGGCAACAGCGTAGTTAGCAACCTAAAGCTGCGCGCCGGCTACGGCCGGGTAGGTAATGAGCTCAATGCCGGTCGGTTTGCTTACCTGTATTCCATCAACTTCGGTATCACCTACCCCTTGGGGCCAGATGGTGCTATCAACACGGGTGGTGCCCCCACTCGCCTAGCCAACCCGAACCTGCGCTGGGAGTACAACGATCAGGCAAACATTGGTCTGGACATGGGCTTCCTGGACAACCGGTTTGAGGCCAGCATTGACCTCTACAACCGTAACTCGCCCAACCTGATTGCGGGCGTGCCACCATCCCTGGTATCTGGTACCTACGAGTCGGTGAATGCCAACGCGGCCTCCGCCTATAACCGTGGTATCGACTTTTCCTTTACCTCACACAACTTCACTGGCCTCGACCAAGCGCTAAACTGGACTACTACATTCAACTTCTCGGCTTTCAAAACCAAGCTGGAGTCGTTGGGAGCAGGCGTGCCGTACAACGGCCTGGGCTCACTGAGCGGCACTATCGTTCGCTACGATATCAACCAGCCCTTCGGCTCGTTCTATGGGTACGTGGCTGATGGCTTGTTCCAGACTGCGGAAGAAGTAAAGAATGCACCTACCCAACAGCCCGGTACAGCCCCCGGTGATATTCGCTTCAAGGATATCAACGGCGATGGGGTGATTACTGACCTGGACCGCACGTTTATTGGTAATCCAAACCCCAATTTCTCGTTTGGTCTGACCAACACACTGAACTTTAAGAACTTTGATCTGAGTTTCTTTATTCAGGGAGTGCAGGGTAATGACGTGTACAACCTCAACCGCTACATCACGGAAAGCGCTCTGTACAGCACCACCAACGGTACTACCCGCATCCTGAACCGCTGGACCGGCCCCGGCACCAGCAATGACATCCCACGTGCCATTAACGGTGACCCCAACAACAACCTGCGGGTATCTACCCATTACATCGAGGATGGCTCTTACGTGCGCCTCAAGAACCTCACGTTCGGCTATACACTGCCTAAAACCCTGATGAGCCGGATTTCGGCAACTCAGCTGCGCGTGTACTTCACGGCTCAGAACCTGGTAACGCTGACCAAATACACCGGCTACGACCCGGAGGTAAGTGCCAGCGGCGTTGACCTGGGTATCTATCCGCAAGCCCGCGTATTCATGGGCGGCCTGAACATTGGGTTCTAA
- a CDS encoding glycoside hydrolase family 16 protein yields the protein MRKTFTGISLRQKAGASYLLALSLLACTETKPQVIPAPAPALVNSEAREPNQYTELKWSDDFDGSALDQTKWVYEQGASGWGNQELQNYTNSPENVFTESGNLVIRAKQQTPGTNSYTSGRIITKGKQSFQFGRLDVRAKVPKGKGVWPAIWMLGSDIDQNNWPVCGEIDIMELRGSKPREMLSTMHYGTGSADHRYTGTTERLAYDLSDDFHVFSVVRSQNLMRFYLDGREYYRFSNSDASPYPFNNPFFVILNLAIGGNFDGNPDATTTFPQQMQVDYVRFYQYK from the coding sequence ATGCGTAAAACTTTCACAGGTATCTCCCTCCGTCAGAAAGCCGGGGCCAGCTATTTGCTGGCCCTGAGCTTACTGGCCTGCACGGAAACGAAACCCCAGGTCATACCAGCTCCGGCGCCAGCACTCGTAAACTCCGAGGCACGTGAGCCTAATCAGTACACGGAACTCAAGTGGAGTGATGATTTCGATGGCAGCGCCCTTGATCAGACCAAGTGGGTATACGAGCAAGGGGCCAGCGGCTGGGGCAACCAGGAGCTTCAGAACTACACCAACTCTCCCGAAAATGTATTTACGGAGAGCGGAAACCTCGTTATAAGAGCTAAACAGCAAACCCCGGGCACTAATTCGTACACTTCAGGACGCATTATTACCAAAGGCAAGCAAAGCTTTCAGTTTGGCCGCCTAGATGTGCGGGCCAAGGTGCCCAAAGGCAAAGGAGTGTGGCCCGCCATCTGGATGTTGGGCTCTGATATAGACCAGAACAACTGGCCTGTCTGCGGAGAAATTGACATCATGGAGCTGCGCGGCAGCAAACCCCGGGAAATGCTTTCCACCATGCACTATGGCACGGGCTCTGCTGACCACCGCTACACCGGAACCACCGAACGACTGGCTTACGACCTCTCCGACGACTTTCATGTATTTAGTGTGGTGCGCAGCCAGAATCTCATGCGCTTCTACCTCGATGGGCGGGAGTATTACCGCTTCAGCAACAGCGACGCCAGCCCATACCCGTTCAACAATCCCTTTTTCGTGATTTTGAACTTAGCCATAGGAGGGAATTTTGATGGTAACCCCGACGCTACCACCACCTTCCCGCAGCAGATGCAGGTTGATTACGTGCGCTTCTACCAGTATAAGTAA